One window of Uloborus diversus isolate 005 chromosome 3, Udiv.v.3.1, whole genome shotgun sequence genomic DNA carries:
- the LOC129219244 gene encoding uncharacterized protein LOC129219244 isoform X1, whose translation MPRVVKICFQFSEAGSLPKMTRSCWMLFAVLFLVCLQRSWSQMQLMDLMPNEYGLNYDSDNFSGWPPGQASQAGQAFGQAFNYMRLARDLKSQFFSSLTGDKQQQAAGAEGTKRRDRITALFIKLMTRLFRQRPFQRLLCGSNATCLANLNSPTF comes from the exons ATGCCAAGAGTAgtgaaaatttgctttcaattttCAGAAGCCGGATCATTACCAAAAATGACGAGGTCTTGTTGGATGCTTTTTGCAGTGTTGTTCCTAGTTTGCTTGCAAAGGTCGTGGTCTCAAATGCAACTAATGGACTTAATGCCAAATGAATACGGACTTAACTATGATTCAG atAATTTTTCAGGATGGCCCCCAGGTCAAGCAAGCCAAGCAGGTCAAGCCTTTGGACAAGCTTTCAATTACATGAGGCTAGCAAGGGATCTCAAATCTCAGTTTTTCAGTTCCTTAACAG GAGACAAACAGCAACAAGCAGCAGGAGCCGAAGGTACCAAACGCAGAGACAGAATTACTGCTCTTTTCATCAAACTGATGACCCGACTTTTCCGACAAAGGCCTTTCCAGCGACTTCTTTGCGGATCCAATGCAACATGCTTGGCAAACTTGAATTCACCAACATTTTAA
- the LOC129219244 gene encoding uncharacterized protein LOC129219244 isoform X2 — protein MPRVVKICFQFSEAGSLPKMTRSCWMLFAVLFLVCLQRSWSQMQLMDLMPNEYGLNYDSGWPPGQASQAGQAFGQAFNYMRLARDLKSQFFSSLTGDKQQQAAGAEGTKRRDRITALFIKLMTRLFRQRPFQRLLCGSNATCLANLNSPTF, from the exons ATGCCAAGAGTAgtgaaaatttgctttcaattttCAGAAGCCGGATCATTACCAAAAATGACGAGGTCTTGTTGGATGCTTTTTGCAGTGTTGTTCCTAGTTTGCTTGCAAAGGTCGTGGTCTCAAATGCAACTAATGGACTTAATGCCAAATGAATACGGACTTAACTATGATTCAG GATGGCCCCCAGGTCAAGCAAGCCAAGCAGGTCAAGCCTTTGGACAAGCTTTCAATTACATGAGGCTAGCAAGGGATCTCAAATCTCAGTTTTTCAGTTCCTTAACAG GAGACAAACAGCAACAAGCAGCAGGAGCCGAAGGTACCAAACGCAGAGACAGAATTACTGCTCTTTTCATCAAACTGATGACCCGACTTTTCCGACAAAGGCCTTTCCAGCGACTTCTTTGCGGATCCAATGCAACATGCTTGGCAAACTTGAATTCACCAACATTTTAA